In Patescibacteria group bacterium, a single genomic region encodes these proteins:
- a CDS encoding ATP-dependent DNA helicase: protein MSEELFHTKYKNLNPAQKKAVDTIDGPVMVIAGPGTGKTTILTLRIANILRLTDTPASGILAITFTDAGVKAMRLKLREVIGTRADEVRIYTFHGFAAAVIAEFQEHFVHIARAQQMTDIEAQELVRGILKDKKYKLIRPLGEPDHYVGGILKAISDAKREALTPEMVRDFARSEAERIAADPDSLSTRGATKGQLKADARKQIEKAEKTLLLADVYEAYEAKKRAAGNSGAAAARKIDFDDLIFELLQAIRTDELLRSLIQEKYLYLLVDEHQDTNDSQNAIIRAIADFFDSPNLFVVGDEKQAIYRFQGASVQNFLQFQNAWKNMQVISLEENYRSHQHILDASFSLIENNYADGEHPLLRVKLRAGGEEAARPIEVVTAGNSTAADMALVERLKEFVAISAKDCDEKTAAIIVRRNRDVERLATLCEAHGVHAASERGINIFLHPIGALFFDLIHFLHDPSQTEALAVTLASGLWGMEFARASEMIRLVKSGKTAEVLSALPLVATVREEMTQRGGLAFLVYATGQSGLLPVIAKSPANTEVWRGIVALATELAARDRAYADDPRRLIEALLSYRATAETRSVKILSGTPDAPVRIMTAHGSKGLEYDEVFLPYAVNESWLTRLRSASFLLPGQVKNEGDELRDARRLFYVALTRARKRVTIITPLEDGSGKAFTPLGFVEELVDGPESTNVSRTEIPAISDDAFVLAKTRGKERRNEELAAYAKTILFEKGLSVTALNHFLECPQQFLYKSIIKVPEPPSAKSEGGSAMHLAMDRVWHLVRAKNREEGDGASAVSGGVSTKKIEAEILLATGEYLDQSLLPSFEKEAIREELKETAPEVAVALAPHFALRGEVFTETWFEAQEAGIRLHGKMDAVIDMSGSAEGDVVRVFDYKTSQAKSEAAIKGETKSDSSGNYFRQLVFYYILLSAQSKYHGKRIEPALVFIKPDDKGRCQTVTLPIGVGDVARVKGEIAKLVESVQSGALVNARCESEDCEWCRLARMVR from the coding sequence ATGTCAGAAGAATTATTTCATACAAAATACAAGAACCTGAACCCGGCGCAGAAGAAGGCGGTGGATACGATCGATGGGCCAGTAATGGTGATTGCGGGGCCGGGTACCGGCAAGACCACTATTTTGACGCTGCGTATCGCGAATATTTTGCGGCTCACAGATACGCCGGCGTCGGGGATTTTGGCTATTACCTTCACCGACGCCGGCGTGAAGGCGATGCGGCTCAAATTGCGCGAAGTGATCGGCACGCGCGCCGACGAGGTGCGCATCTACACCTTTCACGGGTTTGCCGCGGCAGTCATCGCAGAGTTCCAGGAGCATTTCGTACACATCGCCCGCGCGCAGCAGATGACCGATATCGAAGCACAAGAACTCGTGCGCGGTATTTTGAAAGATAAAAAATACAAGTTGATTCGTCCACTTGGCGAGCCGGACCACTACGTGGGTGGCATTTTGAAGGCGATCAGCGATGCGAAGCGTGAGGCACTGACACCGGAGATGGTGCGGGATTTTGCGCGAAGTGAAGCGGAGCGAATCGCGGCTGACCCCGACTCGCTTTCGACTCGTGGTGCAACCAAGGGCCAACTCAAAGCCGATGCTCGAAAGCAGATCGAGAAGGCGGAAAAAACCCTATTGCTCGCCGATGTGTACGAAGCGTACGAGGCGAAAAAGCGGGCTGCCGGAAATAGTGGTGCGGCAGCGGCGCGAAAGATCGACTTCGATGACCTCATCTTTGAGTTGCTCCAGGCGATCCGCACCGACGAACTGCTCCGATCGCTGATCCAGGAAAAATACTTGTATCTGTTGGTGGACGAGCATCAAGACACCAACGACTCGCAGAACGCGATCATCCGCGCCATTGCCGACTTTTTCGATTCGCCGAATCTCTTTGTGGTGGGCGATGAGAAGCAGGCGATCTATCGTTTCCAGGGCGCGTCGGTGCAAAATTTCCTGCAATTTCAAAATGCGTGGAAAAACATGCAGGTGATTTCGCTCGAGGAAAACTATCGTTCACACCAGCATATTTTGGACGCGAGCTTTTCCCTCATCGAAAACAACTATGCCGACGGGGAGCATCCGTTGCTGCGAGTGAAGTTGCGCGCCGGCGGTGAAGAAGCTGCGCGGCCGATCGAAGTAGTGACGGCAGGGAATTCGACGGCGGCCGACATGGCACTGGTGGAGAGGCTCAAGGAATTTGTCGCGATAAGCGCGAAAGACTGTGACGAAAAAACCGCAGCCATCATCGTGCGACGCAATCGTGATGTGGAGCGGTTGGCGACATTGTGCGAAGCGCATGGTGTGCATGCGGCATCGGAGCGCGGGATCAATATTTTCTTGCACCCGATCGGTGCGCTCTTTTTTGATCTGATTCATTTTTTGCATGACCCGTCGCAGACGGAGGCCTTGGCCGTGACTCTGGCTTCAGGCTTGTGGGGCATGGAATTTGCACGTGCATCTGAGATGATTCGCTTGGTGAAAAGCGGCAAGACGGCCGAAGTGCTTAGTGCGCTACCGCTCGTGGCGACCGTGCGGGAAGAAATGACCCAACGTGGCGGACTGGCGTTTTTGGTGTACGCGACAGGACAAAGCGGTCTGCTGCCGGTGATAGCAAAGAGTCCGGCCAATACAGAAGTGTGGCGGGGAATTGTTGCTTTGGCGACTGAGCTGGCAGCTCGCGATCGTGCCTATGCCGATGACCCACGCAGGCTCATCGAGGCGTTGCTTTCATATCGCGCCACTGCGGAGACGCGCAGCGTGAAGATCCTTTCCGGCACGCCCGATGCGCCGGTGCGCATCATGACCGCGCATGGTTCGAAGGGTTTGGAATATGATGAAGTATTTTTGCCGTATGCGGTGAATGAATCGTGGCTCACGCGTCTGCGCTCGGCGTCTTTCTTACTGCCAGGCCAAGTGAAAAACGAGGGCGACGAACTCCGCGATGCCCGCCGCCTTTTCTATGTGGCACTCACGCGCGCTCGCAAGCGTGTCACTATTATTACGCCGCTCGAAGATGGCTCCGGCAAGGCTTTCACGCCATTGGGTTTTGTAGAGGAGTTGGTGGATGGGCCAGAAAGCACAAACGTTTCTCGCACTGAGATCCCTGCGATTTCGGACGACGCTTTTGTGCTCGCAAAAACTCGCGGCAAAGAACGACGCAATGAAGAGCTTGCCGCATACGCAAAGACGATTTTGTTCGAAAAGGGTTTATCAGTGACCGCCCTCAACCACTTTTTGGAGTGTCCTCAGCAATTTTTGTACAAGAGCATCATCAAGGTGCCGGAGCCACCGTCGGCAAAGTCTGAAGGGGGGAGTGCGATGCATTTGGCGATGGATCGCGTGTGGCATTTGGTGCGGGCGAAAAATCGAGAAGAGGGCGATGGCGCGAGTGCCGTGTCCGGAGGAGTTTCGACCAAAAAAATCGAGGCTGAAATTCTCTTGGCGACCGGCGAGTATTTGGACCAGTCGCTCTTGCCGTCATTTGAAAAAGAGGCGATTCGTGAGGAGTTGAAAGAAACCGCGCCGGAAGTGGCGGTCGCACTGGCGCCACATTTTGCCTTGCGTGGCGAAGTGTTCACTGAGACGTGGTTTGAGGCGCAAGAGGCAGGTATCCGACTGCACGGAAAAATGGATGCTGTCATCGATATGAGTGGTTCTGCTGAGGGCGATGTCGTGCGCGTCTTCGACTACAAAACGAGCCAAGCGAAAAGTGAGGCGGCGATTAAGGGCGAGACGAAATCCGACAGTAGCGGCAACTATTTCCGCCAACTTGTCTTCTATTACATTCTCTTGTCGGCCCAGAGCAAGTACCATGGCAAACGGATCGAGCCAGCACTCGTGTTTATCAAACCCGACGATAAGGGTCGATGTCAGACGGTGACTTTGCCAATTGGTGTGGGCGATGTCGCGCGAGTGAAAGGAGAAATTGCGAAGCTTGTGGAATCGGTTCAATCCGGCGCTCTCGTGAATGCTCGATGTGAAAGTGAGGACTGCGAGTGGTGCCGATTGGCGAGGATGGTTAGATAA
- a CDS encoding thioredoxin domain-containing protein: protein MQSNNTPLTVPLAIIIAGAIIAGGIIASRYVSPAIAPAAGTQAQTTTVTLPAVSAADHIIGQTNADIVLVEYSDTECPFCKVFHGTMHTLISEYGPKNQLAWVYRHLPLYRPDAQGRALHSKAGKESEATECAFDQGGNDAFWKFIDVLYQKTKSNNTLDLAQLPVMAKSVGLNVAEFNSCLSSGKYTEAISKSYDEAFIAGAQGTPYNILILKKPLSEKARQQVLNDIVKTVAKQSPGSTIPADLVGFSDDGTKITFSGALPLEMMRVLIEAII, encoded by the coding sequence ATGCAATCAAACAACACCCCACTCACTGTCCCATTAGCCATCATTATTGCTGGAGCCATCATCGCTGGCGGCATCATTGCCTCACGATATGTTTCGCCAGCCATCGCGCCTGCCGCCGGCACCCAAGCCCAGACGACGACCGTCACCCTGCCAGCCGTCTCTGCCGCAGACCACATCATCGGCCAGACCAATGCCGACATTGTCCTTGTCGAATATTCCGACACCGAGTGTCCATTCTGCAAGGTCTTCCACGGCACCATGCACACTTTGATCAGCGAATATGGACCGAAAAATCAGCTCGCTTGGGTGTATCGACATCTGCCTTTGTACAGACCAGATGCGCAAGGTCGCGCCCTCCACTCGAAAGCCGGCAAAGAATCAGAGGCGACCGAATGTGCTTTTGACCAAGGTGGCAACGACGCCTTCTGGAAATTTATCGATGTGTTGTACCAAAAGACAAAATCCAACAATACCCTCGACCTGGCACAGCTCCCTGTCATGGCAAAAAGCGTCGGCTTGAATGTTGCAGAGTTCAATTCCTGCCTCTCTTCTGGTAAATATACTGAGGCGATCTCCAAAAGCTACGACGAAGCCTTCATCGCCGGCGCCCAAGGCACCCCGTACAACATCCTCATCTTGAAAAAACCACTCAGCGAGAAGGCTCGACAGCAGGTGCTCAACGACATCGTGAAAACGGTGGCGAAGCAGTCTCCAGGCAGCACCATCCCTGCTGACCTCGTGGGCTTTTCAGACGACGGCACAAAAATTACTTTCAGCGGCGCGCTACCTCTAGAAATGATGCGGGTGCTAATCGAAGCAATTATCTAA
- the hisS gene encoding histidine--tRNA ligase → MSTPKKPLSTDPYKGVRDFYPAEMAVQNHIFGTMRRVVERFGYTEYGASVLEPAELYKAKSGEEIVNEQTYTFIDRGEREVTLRPEMTPTVARMIAAERKVLSFPLRWYSIPNLFRYEQPQKGRLREHWQLNVDIFGVKTVQAEVEVISIASALLREFGLKDVDFEILINSRKVMNYILSDVFGLDAETARAVSKLIDRKEKMPASDFAAKIEALIGIKHDHEKTQKFLALLNSQNFDEFISHLPESARAAAKGHEAFIEIQTLLGKLELLGITNARFSQTLMRGFDYYTGIVFEVFDTSPENRRSVFGGGRYDDLLDIFGAEKVAAFGFGAGDVVLRDLLESRNLLPGAAKSADLYLAVMGVTGTASLDDSAQEIAQELRAAGVSVAVDYSGRKIGDQIKYADKQNIPFVIVIGEEEIKTGVFKLKNLKSGEEKTVKIEEISKLVK, encoded by the coding sequence ATGTCTACACCGAAAAAACCTCTGTCCACCGACCCATACAAGGGCGTCCGCGACTTCTATCCGGCCGAGATGGCGGTGCAGAATCATATCTTCGGCACCATGCGCCGCGTAGTGGAGCGTTTCGGCTACACTGAATACGGCGCATCTGTCCTCGAACCGGCCGAGCTCTACAAAGCCAAGTCCGGCGAGGAGATCGTCAACGAGCAGACCTACACTTTCATCGACCGCGGCGAACGCGAGGTCACTCTCCGCCCTGAAATGACTCCGACCGTGGCCCGCATGATCGCCGCCGAGCGCAAAGTGCTCAGCTTCCCGCTCCGTTGGTATTCGATCCCCAATCTTTTTCGATACGAACAGCCACAGAAGGGCCGTCTCCGCGAACACTGGCAGCTCAACGTCGATATTTTTGGCGTAAAAACCGTGCAAGCCGAAGTCGAGGTAATCTCGATCGCCTCTGCCCTGCTCCGCGAATTCGGCTTGAAGGATGTTGATTTTGAAATTTTGATCAACAGCCGCAAAGTGATGAACTACATTCTCAGCGACGTCTTTGGTCTCGACGCGGAGACCGCTCGCGCCGTCTCCAAACTCATCGACCGCAAGGAGAAAATGCCGGCCAGCGATTTTGCTGCGAAGATTGAAGCTTTGATCGGAATCAAACACGATCACGAGAAGACTCAAAAGTTTTTGGCCTTGCTCAATTCGCAGAATTTTGACGAATTTATCTCGCACCTGCCGGAAAGCGCGCGGGCCGCGGCCAAGGGACACGAGGCTTTCATCGAAATACAAACACTGCTCGGAAAGCTCGAGTTGCTCGGTATCACCAATGCCCGCTTCAGCCAGACGTTGATGCGCGGCTTCGACTATTACACCGGCATCGTATTTGAAGTATTCGATACCAGCCCAGAGAATCGCCGATCCGTCTTCGGCGGCGGTCGCTACGACGACCTCCTTGATATTTTTGGCGCCGAAAAAGTGGCTGCTTTCGGCTTTGGTGCCGGCGATGTCGTGCTCCGCGACCTTCTCGAATCTCGCAACTTGCTCCCGGGTGCCGCAAAAAGTGCAGATTTGTATTTGGCGGTGATGGGCGTCACCGGCACCGCCTCGCTCGACGACAGCGCGCAAGAGATCGCCCAGGAGCTCCGCGCGGCGGGTGTGAGCGTGGCCGTCGACTATTCCGGCCGCAAAATTGGTGACCAGATCAAGTATGCCGACAAGCAAAACATTCCTTTTGTGATCGTGATTGGCGAGGAGGAAATAAAGACCGGCGTGTTCAAGCTCAAAAATCTGAAGAGTGGTGAGGAGAAGACGGTGAAGATCGAAGAGATTTCGAAGTTGGTAAAATAG
- a CDS encoding ZIP family metal transporter, giving the protein MILIFIAIGAFAATFLGGLFALRFRDTLHLVLGFSAGAVIGVAFFDLLPEALELAAPFSASTVTTAVAIGFVLYMLLDRLIVPHVHVEDDHCANEEHAPAAKVARGWLGAGSLSFHSFLDGIAIGLAFQVSAAAGLVVAIAVLVHDFSDGINTVGLILKNGGTKAQAFKWLALDASAPVLGIIAASFFTLESSTLGLVLALFCGFFLYIGASDLLPESHHAHPTKWTTFMSVLGIAVLYGAVTLAGI; this is encoded by the coding sequence ATGATACTTATTTTCATTGCAATCGGCGCTTTCGCCGCGACGTTTCTTGGCGGCTTGTTTGCCCTGCGCTTTCGGGACACGCTGCATTTGGTGCTCGGCTTCAGCGCGGGCGCGGTGATTGGTGTGGCTTTCTTCGATCTTCTGCCGGAGGCGCTGGAACTGGCAGCACCTTTTTCCGCATCGACCGTCACCACTGCAGTTGCCATAGGCTTCGTGCTGTATATGCTCCTCGACCGATTGATCGTGCCACATGTGCATGTTGAAGATGATCATTGTGCCAATGAAGAGCACGCGCCGGCAGCGAAAGTCGCCCGCGGCTGGCTGGGGGCAGGGAGTTTGTCTTTCCACAGCTTTCTTGACGGCATCGCGATCGGCCTCGCTTTCCAAGTGTCCGCAGCCGCGGGCTTGGTGGTCGCCATCGCCGTTCTCGTCCACGATTTCTCCGATGGTATCAACACTGTAGGTCTTATTTTGAAAAACGGCGGTACCAAAGCGCAAGCGTTCAAATGGTTGGCGCTCGACGCGTCCGCGCCGGTGCTCGGTATTATTGCTGCGAGCTTTTTCACCCTCGAAAGCTCGACACTCGGCCTCGTTCTCGCGCTCTTCTGCGGCTTCTTTTTGTATATCGGCGCCAGCGACCTTCTACCGGAAAGTCACCATGCACATCCGACCAAGTGGACAACCTTCATGAGCGTCCTCGGTATTGCTGTGTTGTATGGAGCCGTGACTCTTGCAGGGATCTAG
- a CDS encoding reverse transcriptase domain-containing protein, whose translation MEDNLFSLHRRLVSGEWRPDPYQAFLVQDPKLRRIHKASVGDRVLYQAVYQTLYPLFDKHFIHDSYASRDLKGTHRGVERFGVFAKKVSANHCHAAFVLKCDVRKFFDSIDHDILLELLGRKLGGRASGTPHLLRLLEKIIRSFEASPGKGLPLGNVTSQIFANIYLNKLDQFVKHFLRAQYYIRYCDDFVLLSSSREELEGWTREIGQFLQEHLKLSLHPNKVTIRKLLQGTDFLGYVSLPRYRVLRTKTRNRMFKKIVGLAAEVKSGKISEDRFCNSLASYLGMLRHCKSKKVLAELGTLLGTADQPR comes from the coding sequence TTGGAAGACAATCTCTTTTCTCTGCATCGTCGGCTGGTCTCGGGAGAGTGGCGTCCTGACCCGTATCAGGCTTTTTTGGTGCAGGATCCGAAGCTCCGACGAATCCATAAGGCGAGCGTCGGCGACAGGGTGCTGTATCAAGCTGTGTATCAGACGCTGTATCCGCTGTTCGACAAGCATTTTATCCATGATTCATACGCCTCTCGCGATCTGAAAGGTACGCATCGGGGTGTCGAGCGGTTTGGGGTGTTTGCGAAAAAAGTAAGTGCCAATCATTGCCATGCAGCTTTTGTGTTGAAGTGTGACGTGCGGAAATTTTTCGACTCCATTGATCACGACATTTTGTTGGAACTGCTGGGGCGGAAGCTTGGCGGCCGCGCGTCGGGCACTCCACACCTGCTCAGACTTCTCGAAAAGATCATCCGCTCTTTTGAGGCTTCACCTGGCAAAGGGCTGCCGCTCGGAAATGTCACGAGCCAGATTTTTGCGAATATCTACCTCAACAAACTCGATCAATTTGTGAAGCATTTCCTGCGCGCGCAATACTATATACGATACTGCGACGATTTTGTATTGCTATCGTCGTCGCGCGAGGAGCTCGAGGGTTGGACTCGGGAAATCGGCCAATTTTTGCAGGAGCATCTGAAACTTTCATTGCATCCGAACAAGGTCACGATACGCAAGCTGCTCCAGGGAACGGATTTTCTCGGGTATGTGAGCTTGCCGCGCTATCGCGTGTTGCGGACGAAAACCAGAAACAGGATGTTCAAAAAGATCGTTGGACTCGCGGCTGAGGTGAAGAGTGGAAAGATTTCTGAGGATCGTTTTTGCAATTCACTCGCTTCCTATCTCGGCATGTTGAGACATTGCAAAAGTAAGAAGGTGTTGGCGGAACTCGGCACGCTACTTGGTACCGCTGACCAACCCCGATGA
- a CDS encoding ribonuclease H-like domain-containing protein: MRKIIFDIETKDTFLEVGSNDPTALHISVVGVYDSETDTYTAYLEEDLKKLWPVIEKADMLIGFNSDHFDIPLLNKYYSGDLGKIKSLDLMAEVKIALGRRIKLDTLAEASLGKKKIGHGLEAIEWWRKGEKDKVIKYCLEDVKITKELYEYMLKNGGVKYLEGKEVKGIKIDTSKWNSLEASGMTHTLPF; this comes from the coding sequence ATGCGCAAAATTATTTTTGATATTGAAACGAAAGATACGTTCCTGGAAGTCGGCAGCAATGACCCCACCGCGCTCCACATTTCCGTCGTCGGCGTGTACGATTCCGAGACTGATACCTACACCGCATATCTCGAAGAGGATTTGAAAAAACTCTGGCCGGTCATCGAAAAAGCCGACATGCTCATCGGCTTCAATTCCGACCATTTCGACATTCCCCTGCTCAACAAATATTATTCCGGCGATCTCGGAAAAATAAAAAGCCTCGACCTCATGGCCGAGGTTAAGATCGCGCTCGGCCGCCGCATCAAGCTCGACACATTGGCGGAAGCATCGCTCGGCAAAAAGAAGATCGGCCACGGTCTCGAGGCTATAGAATGGTGGCGCAAGGGGGAGAAGGACAAGGTGATCAAATACTGTCTCGAAGACGTGAAGATCACCAAGGAGCTCTACGAATACATGCTCAAAAACGGTGGCGTAAAATATCTCGAGGGCAAAGAGGTGAAAGGCATCAAAATCGACACCTCAAAATGGAACTCGCTCGAAGCGAGTGGTATGACCCATACGTTGCCGTTCTAG